A part of Desulfobacteraceae bacterium genomic DNA contains:
- a CDS encoding NUDIX hydrolase, with product PLAGFEYGFPAGLVDPGESVAAAAARELKEETGLELTRVVRSGPPVYSSAGLTDESVAMVFVECRGTPSSAGNQGAELIEVLLVSPAEAKQLCREPDLKFDAKAWLVLDQFARFGRL from the coding sequence CCCCTGGCCGGCTTCGAGTACGGGTTTCCGGCCGGGCTGGTGGATCCGGGCGAAAGCGTGGCAGCCGCCGCCGCGCGCGAGCTGAAGGAGGAAACCGGGCTTGAGCTCACCCGGGTGGTGCGCAGCGGCCCCCCGGTCTACTCTTCGGCCGGCCTGACGGACGAATCGGTGGCGATGGTGTTTGTTGAATGCCGGGGGACGCCCTCCAGCGCCGGCAATCAGGGGGCCGAGCTGATCGAGGTGCTGCTGGTCTCCCCGGCCGAGGCCAAGCAGCTGTGCCGTGAGCCGGATTTGAAATTCGATGCCAAGGCGTGGCTGGTCCTGGACCAGTTTGCGCGTTTCGGCCGGCTTTAG